A genomic window from Fibrobacterota bacterium includes:
- the panB gene encoding 3-methyl-2-oxobutanoate hydroxymethyltransferase gives MNAVELFLRFGKGRARPLSMITCYDSTFAAIAAQAGVDVLLVGDSLANVMLGLDRTSGIGMAEMIHHTRAVRRGAPDACVVVDLPFGADTSVADALANSRALVASGADAVKLEGCGEAVIAALVADGIAVVGHLGLLPQTATSLKQVGKTPEDRAKVLDQARRVEASGACALVLEHIPADLGTEITQALSIPTVGIGAGNGCAGQVLVLHDLLGLSARQPPFAPARVDLRGIVLEALRGYHTDVSEGRFPPPKA, from the coding sequence ATGAATGCCGTCGAGCTCTTCTTGCGATTCGGAAAAGGACGTGCGCGGCCTTTGTCCATGATCACCTGCTACGACTCGACCTTCGCGGCGATCGCGGCCCAAGCCGGAGTGGACGTGCTGTTGGTGGGCGATTCGCTCGCCAATGTCATGTTGGGGCTGGATCGCACCAGCGGGATCGGGATGGCGGAAATGATCCACCACACCCGCGCCGTGCGCCGAGGTGCACCGGATGCCTGCGTGGTGGTGGATCTTCCGTTCGGGGCGGATACGTCGGTGGCCGATGCCCTGGCCAATTCCCGGGCGCTGGTGGCCTCCGGTGCCGATGCCGTGAAGCTGGAAGGTTGCGGCGAGGCCGTGATCGCGGCCCTGGTGGCAGACGGCATCGCGGTGGTGGGACACCTGGGTTTGTTGCCGCAAACGGCGACCTCGCTCAAGCAGGTGGGAAAGACTCCGGAGGATCGCGCAAAGGTGTTGGACCAGGCGCGTCGTGTGGAGGCGTCGGGTGCTTGCGCCTTGGTGCTGGAGCACATTCCCGCCGATTTGGGCACCGAGATCACCCAGGCCCTTTCCATCCCCACGGTGGGCATCGGTGCGGGCAATGGTTGCGCGGGACAAGTTTTGGTTTTGCACGACCTGTTGGGGTTGTCGGCGCGCCAGCCTCCCTTCGCGCCCGCCCGTGTGGACCTGCGGGGCATCGTGCTGGAGGCCTTGCGCGGATACCACACCGACGTGTCGGAGGGACGTTTCCCTCCGCCCAAGGCATAG
- a CDS encoding LysE family transporter translates to MTNWTEFVAASVAIILLPGPGQIAILTATLSGGRKAGLQAVAGLLTGDIVIMTLVAAGVATLFSRYPGVERAVRVGGALYILWIGLGVLRSPLGLAHAPADGAKRLPWYPRTVGITLLNPKAVLFFVSFFPQFVDPTIPLGQSFLRLGAVFTVLSGSYLVCFTWMGSRLGRLLRESAAAARWVPRVLGTIILAFGVRLLF, encoded by the coding sequence ATGACGAACTGGACGGAATTTGTTGCGGCCTCCGTCGCGATCATCCTTTTGCCGGGACCCGGGCAGATCGCCATCCTGACCGCCACGCTCTCGGGTGGTCGGAAGGCGGGATTGCAGGCGGTCGCGGGGCTTCTGACCGGCGACATCGTGATCATGACCCTGGTGGCCGCCGGGGTCGCCACCCTGTTTTCGCGCTATCCCGGTGTGGAGCGGGCCGTGCGGGTGGGCGGGGCCCTCTACATCCTGTGGATCGGCCTGGGTGTGCTGCGCAGTCCATTGGGATTGGCCCATGCGCCAGCCGATGGTGCCAAGCGCCTTCCCTGGTATCCGCGCACGGTGGGAATCACGCTCTTGAACCCGAAAGCGGTGCTGTTTTTCGTTTCCTTCTTTCCGCAATTTGTCGATCCTACGATCCCCTTGGGGCAATCCTTCCTGCGCCTGGGAGCGGTGTTCACGGTCTTGTCCGGCTCGTATCTGGTCTGCTTCACCTGGATGGGCTCCCGCTTGGGAAGGCTTCTGCGCGAAAGCGCCGCGGCCGCGCGTTGGGTGCCGCGCGTGTTGGGAACCATCATCCTGGCCTTCGGGGTGCGGCTGCTGTTCTGA
- a CDS encoding CotH kinase family protein, whose product MKHLPRFLTGLALCAALGTAQDWNLSGKVVDAEEGNGLKDVKVSLKTAGLTITTPKNGTWILGTPSSVLPRFTGPSRSGAELVMDHGRLSISFKGVNPLGRSFVGSSSTPSDAPILALRQAAVVDSLVFERDGYHRKSVALESKVSTGRVDSIRRIRYDGWVDSSHSNRKADTLNGFTRKFRSITFKWSKQSWDRMMKAMTDSCGKFGSKGSGMMGGTSKNCQDGQYDLIEKTALIWVPVDLEADGQVWKNVAIRLKGNASLQTAWTAGKYALPVRINTDKLEDSFPTIKDQRFYGFQKLSFYNSEQDSTSIRGPVAGEIFRQFAIPAPLSVPVKLTFKFGDTTKEVGLYEMVEVPDEPFLTRNFQNDSGNLYKPLSKLNSFVDSEWIDEDIPGDRADAKALIDVINATNRTTDSAAWHRALEKKLDVQGFLRWLAASTAIMNWDMYGNLAHNYYLFNDSGTFKFITYDFGWSFDYQMATMGIVSRTSIWYEGQAGGMMNLGPFPLVKNLMADKNYCESYRKYMTDVIAFTGPASDEHFEDKVDKYSSWVSGASPNTKAIQNLRSFMAGRITEIQKSLAAKTCPIQ is encoded by the coding sequence ATGAAACACCTTCCGCGATTTTTAACTGGGCTGGCCCTGTGCGCCGCACTCGGAACCGCCCAGGACTGGAATCTTTCCGGCAAAGTGGTGGATGCGGAAGAAGGCAACGGCCTGAAGGACGTCAAGGTGAGCCTGAAGACCGCGGGGCTGACGATCACCACTCCCAAGAACGGCACCTGGATCCTGGGCACGCCCTCCAGCGTCCTGCCTCGCTTCACCGGGCCTTCGCGCAGCGGGGCCGAGCTGGTGATGGACCATGGCAGACTGTCCATTTCCTTCAAAGGAGTGAATCCGCTGGGCCGCAGCTTTGTCGGCTCATCGTCCACTCCCTCCGACGCCCCGATCCTGGCCTTGCGCCAGGCGGCCGTGGTGGATTCCCTTGTTTTCGAGCGGGATGGCTACCATCGCAAGAGCGTGGCCCTGGAATCCAAGGTTTCCACGGGTCGGGTGGACAGCATCCGCCGCATCCGCTACGACGGCTGGGTGGACTCTTCCCACTCCAACCGCAAAGCGGACACCCTCAACGGCTTCACCCGCAAATTCCGCAGCATCACCTTCAAGTGGTCCAAGCAAAGCTGGGACCGCATGATGAAGGCCATGACCGATTCCTGCGGGAAGTTCGGCAGCAAGGGTAGCGGCATGATGGGCGGGACCAGCAAGAACTGCCAGGACGGCCAATACGACCTCATCGAGAAGACCGCCCTGATCTGGGTTCCGGTGGATTTGGAAGCCGACGGCCAGGTCTGGAAGAACGTGGCCATCCGCCTGAAGGGCAACGCCTCGCTGCAAACCGCCTGGACGGCTGGCAAGTACGCCCTGCCGGTGCGCATCAACACCGACAAGCTCGAAGATTCCTTCCCCACCATCAAGGACCAACGTTTCTACGGCTTCCAGAAGCTCAGCTTCTACAACTCCGAGCAGGACTCCACCAGCATCCGCGGACCGGTGGCCGGCGAAATCTTCCGCCAGTTCGCCATTCCCGCACCATTGTCGGTTCCTGTCAAGCTGACCTTCAAGTTCGGCGACACCACCAAGGAAGTGGGCCTCTACGAAATGGTGGAAGTCCCGGATGAACCGTTTTTGACCCGCAACTTCCAAAACGACTCCGGCAACCTCTACAAGCCCCTTTCCAAGCTGAACTCCTTCGTGGACAGCGAATGGATCGACGAGGACATCCCCGGCGATCGCGCCGACGCCAAGGCCTTGATCGACGTCATCAACGCCACCAACCGCACCACGGATTCCGCCGCCTGGCACCGTGCGTTGGAAAAAAAGCTGGACGTGCAAGGCTTCCTGCGCTGGTTGGCCGCCAGCACCGCCATCATGAACTGGGACATGTATGGAAACCTGGCGCACAACTACTACCTGTTCAACGACAGCGGCACCTTCAAGTTCATCACCTACGACTTCGGCTGGAGCTTCGACTACCAGATGGCCACCATGGGGATCGTCTCGCGTACCAGCATCTGGTACGAAGGCCAAGCCGGCGGCATGATGAACCTGGGGCCGTTCCCGTTGGTGAAAAATCTGATGGCCGACAAGAACTACTGCGAATCCTACCGCAAGTACATGACCGACGTGATCGCCTTCACCGGCCCCGCCTCCGACGAACATTTCGAGGACAAGGTCGACAAGTACTCCTCCTGGGTTTCGGGAGCCTCTCCCAACACCAAGGCCATTCAGAATCTGCGCAGCTTCATGGCGGGCCGCATCACGGAGATCCAGAAATCCCTGGCCGCCAAAACCTGTCCGATCCAGTGA
- a CDS encoding DUF3857 domain-containing protein produces MLRFLLGLACLLASALPAVAAAPWSIGPVSGWVDLQDPPGPSEDLESEGGYRALFHDEQVYEGVSRHARFSRRVFLLESVEGARIFDGFSTDFDPSWQRVTLHWARILRSGKVLDRMDPAKIRLLSREDRLEEGQIDGWRTIHLVLEDLRPGDVLDYAWTIEGTHPALPQVASGSFHLRLAWVAERLRSRLVWDRPDSLRLKTFYDAPDPVEVRSGSRRILTWDLQGTEAADEPDRTPAWWTNTPSIDWTNQSGWEDISRLQLGFYAPVDRPEPAVVQLAGRLKERYPDDASRIAGTLRYLQDSIRYLGYEGGIGSHVPRTAGTTLKSRQGDCKDKTLLMTALLRKMGIEAHPTLVLTSGDRTLIDRLASPWFFNHVVVSVRQGGYSYVLDPTDRDQRGGLVDIPPPYSRWSLVLEPDSKGLTAIRRTDSNKPSYDLSESWDASAGPHKSAKLNRVVVRRGRVAEGMRERLSRSNLQKEIDDELDLLRKSWPGLRRVADPEMSEDSLSGDIRWTSTFECDSFWTAYSAGRVWKFTVGSQLIEDAAVDPVDTAGRLAPLAVEFPANFRVRVGVKLPPYSWDRDIDSTVVDVGPLSYRFRQEMKPDTFGLEWAWKTSDDHVSAEEIGTWASRMDSIQSETDWTITMDQRSWISKVNWPVSLLALLVLAAATVGACLAWRWNPPVQASSGPGDSSGWWVLYVLGALASPVVHVYNLWQGRWMFDPYQWNSQFDQAPEASLLVLVSMATEVVWLPATLLLLALYFRRRTSFPALNAILLTGMLSVDVTGAVLSALAGSENAMGILGQAVGRMPAVLLWVAYFVVAERSKAVFKETLPRLDSH; encoded by the coding sequence ATGCTCCGATTCCTCCTCGGTCTTGCCTGCCTTCTCGCCTCGGCGCTGCCTGCCGTGGCCGCCGCACCTTGGTCCATTGGGCCCGTATCCGGTTGGGTGGACCTCCAGGATCCGCCTGGTCCCAGCGAGGATCTGGAAAGCGAAGGAGGCTACCGCGCCCTGTTCCATGATGAACAGGTGTACGAAGGTGTCAGTCGTCATGCGCGCTTTTCCCGACGGGTGTTCTTGTTGGAAAGCGTGGAAGGAGCGCGGATCTTCGATGGCTTTTCCACCGATTTCGATCCCAGCTGGCAGCGCGTCACCCTCCACTGGGCGCGGATTCTGCGATCGGGAAAGGTCTTGGACAGGATGGATCCCGCCAAGATCCGGCTCCTGTCGCGCGAGGATCGGCTGGAAGAAGGCCAGATCGACGGCTGGCGGACCATCCACCTGGTGCTGGAAGACCTGCGGCCGGGCGATGTGCTGGATTACGCCTGGACCATCGAAGGCACCCATCCAGCTCTGCCCCAAGTCGCCTCGGGGTCGTTCCATTTGCGCCTTGCCTGGGTGGCCGAGCGCCTGCGCTCCCGGCTGGTGTGGGACCGGCCGGATTCCTTGCGACTCAAGACGTTTTACGACGCCCCCGATCCGGTGGAAGTCCGCTCCGGTTCCAGACGGATTTTGACATGGGATCTGCAGGGCACGGAGGCCGCCGACGAGCCCGACAGGACTCCCGCCTGGTGGACCAACACCCCATCGATCGATTGGACCAACCAATCGGGCTGGGAGGACATCTCGCGCTTGCAGCTGGGGTTCTATGCGCCTGTGGATCGTCCCGAACCTGCCGTGGTGCAGCTGGCCGGACGCTTGAAGGAGAGGTATCCGGACGATGCCTCGCGGATCGCGGGCACTCTCCGTTACCTGCAGGATTCCATCCGCTACCTGGGCTACGAAGGGGGGATCGGCTCGCACGTGCCACGCACGGCGGGCACCACCCTCAAGTCCCGCCAGGGCGACTGCAAGGACAAGACCTTGCTGATGACCGCCTTGCTGCGCAAGATGGGCATCGAGGCGCACCCCACCTTGGTTCTCACCTCCGGCGACCGGACGTTGATCGACCGCTTGGCCAGTCCGTGGTTTTTCAACCATGTGGTGGTGAGCGTGCGCCAGGGCGGGTATTCCTATGTGCTGGATCCCACCGATCGCGACCAGCGCGGCGGACTTGTGGACATCCCTCCGCCTTACTCGCGCTGGTCGTTGGTGCTGGAGCCTGATTCCAAGGGGCTCACCGCCATCCGTCGGACGGATTCCAATAAACCTTCCTACGACTTGTCCGAATCCTGGGACGCGAGCGCAGGTCCGCACAAATCCGCCAAGCTGAATCGGGTGGTGGTCCGGCGAGGTCGGGTGGCCGAAGGAATGCGCGAGCGGTTGTCCAGATCCAACCTCCAGAAGGAGATCGACGACGAATTGGATCTGCTGCGCAAGAGCTGGCCAGGTTTGCGACGGGTCGCGGATCCCGAAATGTCGGAAGATTCCCTGAGCGGCGACATCCGCTGGACCAGCACGTTCGAATGCGACAGTTTTTGGACAGCCTATTCCGCTGGCCGCGTATGGAAATTCACCGTCGGTTCCCAGCTGATCGAGGACGCCGCGGTGGATCCGGTGGACACCGCCGGACGCCTTGCCCCGCTCGCGGTGGAATTCCCCGCGAATTTCCGGGTGCGCGTGGGCGTGAAGCTGCCGCCGTATTCCTGGGATCGCGACATCGATTCCACGGTGGTGGACGTCGGGCCTTTGAGCTATCGCTTCCGGCAGGAGATGAAACCGGATACCTTCGGATTGGAATGGGCCTGGAAAACCTCCGACGACCACGTGTCGGCCGAAGAGATCGGAACCTGGGCCTCCCGGATGGATTCGATCCAAAGCGAGACCGATTGGACCATCACCATGGACCAGCGCTCCTGGATCAGCAAGGTGAACTGGCCGGTCTCGTTGTTGGCCTTGCTGGTGCTTGCCGCCGCGACCGTGGGCGCCTGCCTCGCTTGGCGCTGGAATCCGCCCGTCCAAGCCTCCTCTGGACCTGGAGATTCCAGTGGCTGGTGGGTGCTCTACGTGCTAGGTGCGCTGGCTTCGCCGGTGGTCCATGTCTACAATCTCTGGCAGGGCAGATGGATGTTCGATCCCTACCAATGGAACTCGCAGTTCGACCAGGCTCCGGAAGCCTCCCTTCTGGTCCTGGTCTCGATGGCGACGGAAGTCGTTTGGCTGCCAGCCACCCTGCTTCTTTTGGCGCTCTATTTCCGCCGCCGGACTTCGTTTCCCGCCCTCAACGCCATCCTGCTCACGGGAATGCTGAGCGTGGATGTGACCGGGGCGGTCCTGTCGGCTCTTGCCGGCTCGGAAAACGCGATGGGCATCCTGGGGCAGGCCGTCGGAAGGATGCCCGCCGTGCTCCTGTGGGTCGCCTACTTCGTGGTGGCGGAGCGATCCAAGGCGGTGTTCAAGGAAACTTTGCCTCGGCTTGACTCGCACTGA
- a CDS encoding carbonic anhydrase, with protein MCESCPSTSRRSFLKTMGLGALAVTIAPRSLFAGHGEEPKVAKATKATATHATATHATPTAHATHASAGVTPDEALTRLLEGNKRFIANRMFHPNEGMEQRAKLATGQWPFAAVLGCADSRVPPEIVFDHGLGDIFTVRVAGNIVEDAGSGSMEYAIEHLGVPLIVVLGHERCGAIKATIEALETQGEVPGHIGELVKKLKPAVDGTKSQPGDKVDNAVRENAKRMAAELANMDPILREKVKEGKLKVVAMRYDLDTGSVELL; from the coding sequence ATGTGCGAGAGCTGTCCATCGACGTCCCGTCGTTCTTTTCTGAAAACCATGGGCCTTGGAGCCCTTGCCGTAACCATCGCTCCCCGCTCCCTTTTTGCGGGGCACGGCGAAGAACCCAAGGTCGCCAAAGCCACCAAGGCCACGGCGACCCATGCGACCGCGACCCACGCCACTCCGACGGCACATGCCACGCATGCCTCTGCGGGCGTGACCCCGGACGAGGCCCTGACTCGCTTGCTGGAAGGCAACAAGCGCTTCATCGCCAACCGGATGTTCCATCCCAACGAAGGCATGGAGCAACGCGCCAAGCTCGCCACCGGGCAGTGGCCGTTCGCTGCGGTGCTGGGTTGCGCGGACTCGCGGGTGCCTCCGGAAATCGTGTTCGACCACGGCCTGGGCGACATCTTCACCGTGCGCGTGGCGGGCAACATCGTGGAGGATGCCGGATCCGGCTCCATGGAGTATGCCATCGAGCACCTGGGCGTGCCGTTGATCGTCGTGCTGGGCCACGAACGCTGCGGAGCCATCAAAGCCACCATCGAAGCCCTGGAAACACAAGGTGAAGTTCCCGGCCATATCGGGGAGCTGGTGAAGAAGCTGAAACCCGCCGTGGATGGCACCAAATCACAGCCGGGCGACAAGGTCGACAACGCGGTGCGCGAAAACGCCAAACGCATGGCGGCCGAACTCGCCAACATGGATCCCATCCTCAGGGAGAAAGTGAAGGAAGGCAAACTCAAGGTGGTGGCGATGCGCTACGACCTGGACACGGGTTCGGTGGAGTTGCTGTAA
- the metF gene encoding methylenetetrahydrofolate reductase [NAD(P)H], whose amino-acid sequence MNLPIPSTQRPTLSFEFFPPKTEEGWTDLRATLERTRSLKLDFVSVTYGAGGSTRSRTLEMCRDIQNDLGLSAMAHLTCVGHSRAEIDGILDQLSEASIGTLMALRGDPPKGQTEFVAHPDGFRYAEELIAHIQRRGGFRMGCAFYPEIHPEAANAEADLANLRRKQEAGASFAVSQLFYDVDLYLRFRDRARAVGVTMPLVAGLMPVTNLASAKRFVKSMPADLEAAVASAGDDPAQVAHVGVEQALGMIRRLVSEGVEGVHLYTLNKSGSSPALVDLLRQEGLFLRS is encoded by the coding sequence ATGAACCTGCCGATCCCATCCACTCAGCGGCCCACCCTCTCCTTCGAGTTCTTCCCCCCGAAGACGGAAGAAGGATGGACGGACCTGCGCGCCACCTTGGAACGCACACGCTCCCTGAAGCTCGACTTCGTGTCCGTGACCTACGGCGCTGGCGGCTCCACCCGCTCGCGCACGCTGGAAATGTGCCGCGACATCCAAAACGACTTGGGCCTTTCCGCCATGGCGCACCTCACGTGCGTGGGGCATTCCCGCGCGGAGATCGACGGCATCCTGGACCAGCTCTCCGAGGCGAGCATCGGCACCTTGATGGCGCTTCGCGGCGATCCGCCCAAGGGTCAGACGGAATTTGTCGCGCATCCGGACGGCTTCCGCTATGCCGAGGAGCTGATCGCGCACATCCAGCGTCGCGGCGGTTTCCGCATGGGCTGCGCCTTCTATCCGGAAATCCATCCCGAGGCGGCCAACGCCGAAGCGGACTTGGCGAACCTGCGTCGCAAGCAGGAGGCGGGAGCCTCCTTCGCGGTCAGCCAACTTTTCTACGACGTGGACTTGTACCTGCGGTTTCGCGACCGGGCCCGTGCGGTGGGCGTGACCATGCCCTTGGTGGCCGGTCTGATGCCCGTGACCAACCTCGCTTCCGCCAAACGCTTCGTGAAGTCCATGCCTGCGGATCTGGAAGCGGCCGTGGCATCGGCAGGGGATGATCCCGCCCAGGTGGCGCACGTGGGTGTGGAGCAGGCGCTGGGCATGATCCGTCGCTTGGTGTCCGAAGGCGTGGAGGGCGTGCATCTGTACACCCTCAACAAGAGCGGGTCCAGCCCGGCCCTGGTGGATCTTTTGCGCCAGGAAGGCCTCTTTCTTCGATCATAG
- a CDS encoding MoxR family ATPase, whose protein sequence is MTSPLDELQVALGKVLLGKDREIRLLMVALLADGHVLIEDVPGTGKTTLARALATAIGADFRRLQFTPDLLPTDVTGGAVWRPSTGDFEIRPGPVFTQVLLADEINRASPRTQSALLEAMEERQVSLDGRSHQLPTPFLVLATQNPVEFHGVFPLPEAQLDRFLVKLVLGYPDESTERKILSEHREGRPLDHLVPVCTPETVLGWQKSVRAIHVDAAVESYVVALVRATRNRPDLRLGASPRAGIVLARAAQACAFLDGRDHVLPDDVQTMLLPVLGHRIHARDGQDPSQVARILEELRKSVPVPV, encoded by the coding sequence ATGACCTCTCCATTGGATGAACTGCAGGTAGCGCTGGGCAAAGTGCTCTTGGGCAAGGATCGCGAGATCCGTCTTTTGATGGTGGCGCTGTTGGCGGATGGACACGTCTTGATCGAGGACGTGCCCGGCACCGGAAAGACCACCTTGGCGCGCGCCCTGGCCACGGCCATCGGTGCGGATTTCCGCCGTCTGCAATTCACGCCGGACCTTCTGCCCACGGACGTCACGGGCGGAGCCGTCTGGCGGCCTTCCACGGGCGATTTCGAGATCCGACCGGGCCCCGTGTTCACGCAGGTCTTGCTTGCCGATGAAATCAATCGCGCCAGTCCGCGCACCCAAAGCGCTCTGCTGGAAGCCATGGAAGAGCGCCAAGTGAGCCTGGATGGGCGCTCCCACCAGCTGCCCACGCCGTTTCTGGTGTTGGCGACCCAGAACCCGGTGGAATTCCATGGCGTGTTTCCTCTCCCGGAAGCCCAGTTGGATCGGTTTCTGGTGAAGCTGGTGCTTGGCTATCCGGATGAATCGACGGAACGAAAGATTCTGTCCGAGCATCGCGAAGGGCGTCCGTTGGACCATCTGGTGCCGGTCTGCACGCCGGAAACCGTCCTTGGATGGCAGAAATCGGTGCGCGCCATCCATGTGGACGCGGCGGTGGAATCGTACGTGGTGGCCTTGGTGCGCGCCACGCGCAACCGTCCGGACCTGCGGCTGGGTGCCAGTCCTCGCGCGGGGATCGTGCTGGCGCGCGCGGCGCAGGCGTGCGCCTTCCTGGACGGACGCGACCACGTGCTTCCCGACGACGTGCAAACCATGCTGCTTCCCGTGCTGGGCCACCGCATCCACGCCCGAGATGGACAAGATCCGTCTCAGGTGGCGCGGATCCTGGAGGAATTGCGCAAGTCGGTCCCGGTTCCCGTGTAA
- a CDS encoding DUF58 domain-containing protein codes for MESSRAIRVWRWFRETYPRGTDRNDPLTRSWKFFRERLTPSGKILSAVCLAMFPLTLLSRAWLGGVLFVATLSLLAAALLWTVRRPRLGVRIQPAPAFRAGEVAKIRVVLESPSGSLPPGAGAWVFRTSDGLMPVGDGAMAENLREAVEIPLRALRRGPERIEGCTVFAQDPLGLARSRRLVREGLDILVGPALVEVASMDFLVRGADGRQFARHLGAKTGRGGEFLGARPWREGDHPRDLHHQAFARTGEPMVREFGAERGDGICLVFRSGCDRWSRQALCEPSVSLCLGVARWLSERSALGRMFVDDLEVDLSGPSPLERVERALSLAPRVAGWKRLPKPAVWAPAHPPLDSILSVGIALGRASEPVRGSESRIARRILVDWESTPEKDGIRRMGVAEISSGRVSL; via the coding sequence ATGGAATCCTCCCGCGCCATCCGGGTCTGGCGCTGGTTTCGCGAGACCTATCCGCGCGGCACCGACCGCAACGATCCGCTCACGCGTTCCTGGAAATTCTTCCGCGAGCGCTTGACGCCGTCTGGAAAGATTCTGTCCGCCGTGTGCCTGGCGATGTTCCCCTTGACGTTGTTGTCCAGGGCTTGGTTGGGTGGGGTTCTGTTCGTGGCCACGCTTTCCCTGCTGGCCGCGGCCCTGCTCTGGACGGTCCGTCGGCCTCGGTTGGGCGTGCGGATCCAGCCTGCGCCCGCGTTTCGCGCCGGCGAGGTGGCCAAGATCCGGGTCGTGTTGGAATCTCCCAGCGGGAGTCTGCCGCCGGGTGCCGGTGCCTGGGTGTTCCGTACTTCGGATGGCCTCATGCCGGTAGGGGATGGCGCGATGGCGGAAAACCTTCGCGAAGCGGTGGAGATCCCGTTGCGCGCGCTGCGGCGCGGACCCGAACGCATCGAGGGGTGCACGGTGTTCGCGCAGGATCCGCTGGGGCTGGCGCGTTCGCGGCGTCTGGTGCGCGAGGGTCTGGACATCCTGGTGGGGCCCGCGCTGGTGGAGGTCGCGAGCATGGACTTCCTGGTGCGCGGCGCCGATGGTCGCCAGTTCGCCCGCCACCTCGGCGCCAAGACCGGGCGCGGCGGGGAATTCCTGGGAGCAAGACCGTGGCGGGAAGGCGACCACCCGCGCGATCTGCACCACCAGGCCTTCGCCCGCACGGGCGAACCCATGGTGCGCGAGTTCGGCGCCGAGCGAGGTGACGGAATCTGTCTGGTATTCCGGTCCGGCTGCGACCGTTGGTCGCGCCAAGCCCTGTGCGAACCGTCCGTTTCCCTGTGCCTTGGCGTGGCGAGATGGCTTTCCGAACGCTCGGCGTTGGGCCGCATGTTCGTGGACGATCTCGAGGTGGATCTTTCCGGGCCATCGCCCCTGGAACGGGTGGAACGCGCGCTTTCGCTCGCCCCCCGCGTGGCCGGGTGGAAGCGGCTTCCCAAGCCCGCCGTATGGGCGCCGGCTCATCCACCGCTGGATTCCATCCTGTCGGTGGGGATCGCTTTGGGTCGAGCTTCGGAGCCAGTGCGAGGCTCGGAATCGCGCATCGCCAGGAGGATTCTGGTGGATTGGGAGTCCACCCCGGAGAAGGACGGAATCCGTCGCATGGGGGTCGCGGAGATCTCTTCGGGGAGGGTTTCCCTGTGA